In Amycolatopsis jiangsuensis, the following proteins share a genomic window:
- a CDS encoding Nif3-like dinuclear metal center hexameric protein, with the protein MAALAEIIAVLERSYPTGLAESWDAVGLVCGDPVDDVRRVLFCVDPVEETLAEAEERGAQLIVAHHPLLLRGVHGVPADTAKGSLVHRMIRGGVALYCAHTNADSAAPGVSDALASALGLAVDRPLDPHEPGGRTGLGRIGHLPVAEPFETFVRRVAAALPATVPGVLGAGDPQRPIRTVAVSGGAGDSYLAKATAEGVDAYVTADLRHHPAGEHLAGTGTVPALVGLTHWASEWPWCGQASALVDAAFAGTVDTHVSTRCTDPWTVRATRPAAVNQGAQ; encoded by the coding sequence GTGGCCGCCTTAGCCGAGATCATCGCTGTACTCGAACGCAGTTACCCGACCGGGCTCGCGGAGAGCTGGGACGCCGTCGGGCTCGTCTGCGGGGATCCCGTCGACGACGTCCGGCGGGTGCTGTTCTGTGTGGATCCGGTGGAGGAGACGCTCGCCGAAGCCGAAGAGCGCGGCGCGCAGCTGATCGTGGCGCACCACCCGCTGCTGCTGCGTGGGGTGCACGGCGTGCCTGCGGACACCGCCAAAGGGTCGCTCGTGCACCGCATGATCCGCGGTGGAGTCGCGCTCTACTGCGCGCACACCAACGCCGACTCGGCCGCGCCCGGCGTCTCCGATGCGCTCGCCTCGGCCCTCGGGCTGGCCGTGGACCGGCCGCTGGACCCGCACGAGCCCGGTGGGCGCACGGGCCTCGGCCGGATCGGGCACCTGCCGGTGGCCGAGCCGTTCGAGACGTTCGTACGCCGCGTCGCCGCCGCGTTGCCGGCCACCGTTCCCGGAGTGCTCGGCGCGGGCGATCCGCAGCGGCCGATCCGCACGGTCGCGGTGTCCGGCGGGGCCGGCGACTCGTACCTGGCGAAGGCGACCGCCGAGGGCGTCGACGCCTACGTGACCGCGGACCTGCGCCACCATCCGGCCGGTGAGCACCTCGCGGGTACCGGGACGGTCCCCGCGCTGGTCGGGCTCACCCACTGGGCCAGCGAATGGCCCTGGTGCGGACAGGCCTCGGCCCTTGTCGACGCGGCCTTTGCGGGTACCGTCGACACCCACGTCTCCACGCGGTGCACCGATCCGTGGACCGTGCGCGCAACCCGCCCAGCTGCAGTGAACCAGGGAGCACAGTGA
- a CDS encoding low molecular weight protein-tyrosine-phosphatase, whose translation MTHVVFVCSGNICRSPMAALVFRAKLAEAGLSGSVTVGSAGIGPWHAGEPADRRARATLRAHGYPADHVAAEVDDDDLRADLLLAADEGHVDFLRGRVDDPSRVRLLREFDPSAPEGAEVPDPYYGGEDGFEDVLAMVERAMPGLLDWVRAHG comes from the coding sequence GTGACCCATGTCGTCTTCGTGTGCTCCGGGAACATCTGCCGCTCTCCGATGGCCGCGCTCGTGTTCCGGGCGAAGCTGGCCGAGGCGGGGCTTTCCGGCTCGGTGACCGTCGGCAGCGCCGGGATCGGGCCGTGGCACGCCGGCGAGCCGGCTGATCGGCGAGCGCGCGCCACGCTGCGGGCGCACGGGTACCCGGCCGACCACGTCGCGGCCGAGGTGGACGACGACGATCTGCGGGCCGACCTGCTGCTCGCCGCCGACGAGGGGCACGTCGACTTCCTGCGTGGCCGCGTCGACGATCCTTCGCGGGTGCGGCTGCTGCGTGAGTTCGACCCGTCGGCTCCCGAAGGCGCGGAGGTGCCGGACCCGTATTACGGCGGCGAGGACGGCTTCGAGGACGTGCTCGCCATGGTCGAGCGCGCGATGCCGGGACTGCTCGACTGGGTCCGCGCGCACGGTTGA
- a CDS encoding zinc ribbon domain-containing protein, with translation MKADPAVQRQLLELAKVDAELSRVAHRRRTLPELAEIEAGEKTVREKRDALVSVETAASDLDREIARQEREIESVRARVDRDRKLMESGSVNAKQMTDIEHELQTLARRQSALEDDLLELMEQREALGLDAQRTGAEVDKATQDVAAATGRRDEAFKDLDTTQARREEDRAKLLPRFPEPLLKLYTRTFEHKGIGAALLRARRCGACQLELDRNTIAEIKAQPEDEVVQCENCGAVLVRTLESGL, from the coding sequence GTGAAGGCCGACCCCGCCGTCCAGCGTCAGCTGCTCGAACTCGCGAAGGTGGACGCCGAGCTTTCGCGCGTCGCGCACCGCCGCCGTACCCTGCCCGAGCTCGCCGAGATCGAGGCGGGGGAGAAGACCGTCCGCGAGAAGCGCGACGCGCTCGTGTCCGTGGAGACCGCGGCCTCCGACCTCGACCGGGAGATCGCCCGGCAGGAACGGGAGATCGAGTCGGTGCGGGCCCGGGTGGACCGTGACCGCAAGCTGATGGAGTCCGGTTCGGTCAACGCCAAGCAGATGACCGACATCGAACACGAGCTGCAGACCCTCGCGCGCCGGCAGAGCGCACTCGAGGACGACCTGCTCGAGCTGATGGAACAGCGCGAGGCGCTGGGGCTCGACGCGCAGCGCACCGGCGCCGAGGTGGACAAGGCCACCCAGGACGTGGCAGCCGCCACCGGCCGTCGCGACGAGGCGTTCAAGGACCTCGACACCACGCAGGCCCGCCGCGAGGAGGACCGCGCGAAGCTGCTGCCGCGGTTCCCCGAACCGCTGCTCAAGCTCTACACCCGCACGTTCGAGCACAAGGGCATCGGCGCCGCCCTGCTGCGTGCCCGCCGCTGCGGGGCCTGCCAGCTGGAGCTGGACCGCAACACGATCGCCGAGATCAAGGCGCAGCCCGAGGACGAGGTCGTGCAGTGCGAGAACTGCGGGGCGGTCCTCGTCCGCACGCTGGAGTCGGGCCTGTGA
- a CDS encoding bifunctional RNase H/acid phosphatase encodes MTDRVVVEADGGSRGNPGPAGYGAVVKDAETGEVLAERHEYLGVVTNNVAEYSGLVAGLAAAADLGASTVDVRMDSKLVVEQMSGRWKIKHAALQSLAADAGEIAARFERVRYTWIPRAQNSHADRLANVAMDGGTGRAATGSAAAAKTGETTVTTAASGTAAAGTTAVAGTAAGSGGATVAGAAAASPVTAVDRVSPARWTGARGTPTKLFLLRHGQTEMSVDRRYSGRGDVPLTEHGQAQAAAAAKRLAGLPGLVGEDGAAPPIVASPLTRTMQTAHAVADAVGGRVETHPGLIETDFGEWEGLTFAEAAERDPAAHGGWLSDSSSAPPGGESFDAVYERVATVLHDLVEQYAGRTVVVVSHVTPIKTLLRMGLDAGPALLFRLHLDLASLSIVEFYPDGNASVRLVNDISHLS; translated from the coding sequence GTGACCGACCGGGTGGTCGTGGAGGCCGACGGCGGTTCGCGGGGCAACCCGGGCCCGGCCGGCTACGGCGCCGTGGTGAAGGACGCGGAAACCGGTGAGGTGCTCGCCGAACGGCACGAGTACCTGGGTGTGGTGACCAACAACGTCGCGGAGTACTCCGGTCTGGTCGCCGGGCTGGCCGCCGCGGCCGATCTTGGTGCGTCCACTGTGGACGTCCGGATGGACTCGAAGCTCGTGGTCGAGCAGATGTCCGGACGGTGGAAGATCAAGCACGCGGCCCTGCAGTCGCTGGCCGCCGACGCCGGGGAGATCGCCGCGCGCTTCGAGCGGGTCCGCTACACGTGGATCCCGCGCGCCCAGAACTCCCACGCCGACCGGCTCGCCAACGTGGCCATGGACGGCGGCACCGGACGGGCGGCCACCGGCTCGGCCGCGGCTGCCAAGACCGGCGAAACCACCGTAACCACGGCTGCTTCGGGGACTGCTGCCGCCGGGACCACCGCTGTCGCCGGGACCGCGGCTGGCTCCGGTGGAGCCACCGTGGCCGGGGCCGCCGCCGCGTCACCGGTCACCGCGGTCGACCGGGTGTCCCCGGCGCGCTGGACCGGGGCCCGTGGGACGCCGACCAAGCTGTTCCTGCTGCGGCACGGGCAGACCGAGATGTCGGTGGACCGGCGGTACTCCGGCCGTGGCGACGTGCCGCTCACCGAACACGGGCAGGCGCAGGCGGCCGCCGCGGCGAAGCGGCTCGCGGGCCTGCCGGGGCTGGTCGGCGAGGACGGTGCGGCGCCGCCGATCGTCGCGTCGCCGCTGACCCGCACGATGCAGACCGCACACGCGGTCGCCGACGCGGTCGGCGGGCGCGTCGAGACGCACCCCGGCCTGATCGAGACGGACTTCGGCGAATGGGAGGGCCTGACGTTCGCCGAGGCCGCCGAACGCGATCCCGCGGCACACGGCGGCTGGCTGAGCGATTCGTCGTCCGCGCCGCCCGGCGGGGAGAGCTTCGACGCGGTGTACGAGCGGGTCGCCACGGTGCTGCACGATCTGGTCGAGCAGTACGCCGGCCGCACCGTGGTCGTGGTCAGCCACGTGACGCCGATCAAGACGCTGCTGCGGATGGGGCTGGACGCCGGCCCGGCCCTGCTGTTCCGACTGCACCTGGATCTGGCCTCGCTGTCGATCGTCGAGTTCTACCCGGACGGCAACGCTTCGGTGCGGCTGGTGAACGACATTTCGCATCTGTCCTGA
- a CDS encoding SLC13 family permease, protein MNGPFAAVCGVLLLGVTLWFAMVRPRGLPEAVVAVPAAGLVLAFGLASPVEAGRRVAEILPTMGFLAAILLVGHLAAVDGVFRWLGGELAEICRGRPRRLLVFTFGAAAAVTAVLSLDATVVLLTPVVLATSERLRLAARPHVYACAHLANSASTLLPVSNLTNLLAFAASGLTFAGFTALMALPWLVTIAIELGAFAWFFRADLRQPATRTAAEHQPAPKFTLVVLTVMLAGFAAGQLVHVEPVWVAALAALVLATRALAERKIRPWQVLTEASPLLILFVLALAVVVEAVDEHVLGGLLRTVLPDSAGLPQLLLTAAVAAVLANLVNNLPATLILLSALGTHPEPGVLLAVLLGVNIGPNATYLGSLATLLWRRVLARHDQRPSAGEFLRLGALTTPLSLAAATCALWLVL, encoded by the coding sequence GTGAACGGTCCCTTCGCGGCGGTGTGCGGCGTGCTTCTGCTCGGTGTGACGCTGTGGTTCGCCATGGTGCGTCCGCGTGGGTTGCCGGAGGCCGTGGTCGCGGTGCCGGCCGCTGGGTTGGTGCTCGCGTTCGGGCTGGCTTCGCCCGTCGAGGCCGGGCGGCGGGTGGCCGAGATTCTGCCGACGATGGGGTTTCTCGCGGCGATTCTGCTGGTCGGCCACCTCGCGGCCGTGGACGGCGTGTTCCGCTGGCTCGGCGGCGAGCTGGCCGAGATCTGCCGCGGCCGCCCACGCCGGCTGCTCGTGTTCACCTTCGGAGCGGCGGCCGCGGTCACCGCCGTGCTCAGCCTCGACGCCACGGTGGTCCTGCTGACCCCGGTCGTCCTGGCCACGTCCGAGCGGCTGCGGCTGGCCGCCCGTCCGCACGTCTACGCGTGCGCGCACCTCGCGAATTCGGCGTCGACCCTGCTGCCGGTGTCCAATCTGACCAACCTGCTCGCCTTCGCCGCGTCCGGGTTGACGTTCGCCGGGTTCACCGCCTTGATGGCGTTGCCGTGGCTGGTCACGATCGCGATCGAACTCGGCGCGTTCGCCTGGTTCTTCCGCGCGGACCTGCGGCAGCCGGCCACCCGGACGGCCGCCGAGCACCAGCCGGCGCCGAAGTTCACGCTGGTGGTGCTCACGGTGATGCTGGCAGGGTTCGCCGCCGGGCAGCTCGTGCACGTCGAACCGGTGTGGGTGGCGGCGCTGGCCGCGCTCGTCCTGGCCACGCGGGCGCTCGCCGAACGCAAGATCCGGCCGTGGCAGGTGCTCACCGAGGCGTCCCCGCTGCTGATCCTCTTCGTGCTGGCGCTGGCGGTAGTGGTGGAAGCGGTGGACGAGCACGTGCTGGGCGGGCTCCTGCGTACTGTGCTGCCGGACTCCGCGGGGCTGCCGCAGCTGCTGCTCACCGCGGCGGTCGCGGCCGTGCTGGCGAACCTGGTGAACAACCTGCCCGCGACGTTAATCCTGCTGTCCGCGCTGGGCACGCATCCCGAGCCGGGCGTGCTGCTGGCGGTGCTGCTGGGCGTGAACATCGGCCCGAACGCGACCTACCTCGGCTCCCTGGCCACGCTGCTGTGGCGGCGGGTGCTCGCTCGCCACGACCAGCGGCCGTCGGCCGGCGAGTTCCTCCGGCTCGGCGCGCTGACCACACCACTGTCTCTCGCGGCGGCGACCTGCGCCCTGTGGCTGGTGCTCTAG